The following coding sequences lie in one Miscanthus floridulus cultivar M001 chromosome 9, ASM1932011v1, whole genome shotgun sequence genomic window:
- the LOC136480045 gene encoding classical arabinogalactan protein 9-like, whose translation MQQSTRPIAVAHSTSAPCAALLPAPPNADARAPERHHASLTRPFSLSRAVTPRAATSAMAELAAVASPPFRAPTRPTVCATIFSVMRRPSYTPFPVTSTAVAPSPPKQPPALCLLARPTGHRPPPSMSRPPGGAPGSSSARAYSSTSPAPPQPAGATSRPLPCATVERKKKVDHV comes from the coding sequence ATGCAGCAGAGCACGCGCCCCATTGCTGTCGCGCATTCCACCTCCGCGCCATGCGCCGCCCTGCTCCCTGCGCCTCCAAATGCGGACGCCCGAGCGCCCGAGCGTCACCACGCCTCCCTCACTCGCCCTTTCTCGCTCTCTCGTGCTGTGACGCCACGCGcggccacgtccgccatggctgaGCTAGCCGCTGTCGCATCCCCACCATTTCGGGCTCCCACGCGTCCTACCGTGTgcgccaccatcttctccgtcaTGCGCCGCCCCTCCTACACCCCTTTTCCGGTCACCTCGACCGCCGTGGCGCCATCACCGCCGAAGCAGCCACCGGCGCTCTGCCTGCTCGCGCGGCCAACAGGCCACAGGCCGCCTCCATCCATGTCACGGCCACCTGGAGGCGCACCTGGATCCTCCTCTGCTAGAGCCTACAGCAGCACGTCGCCGGCGCCGCCTCAGCCGGCCGGAGCCACGAGCCGGCCGCTCCCCTGCGCTACtgtcgagaggaagaagaaggtggaccATGTGTGA